A single genomic interval of Penicillium psychrofluorescens genome assembly, chromosome: 2 harbors:
- a CDS encoding uncharacterized protein (ID:PFLUO_003853-T1.cds;~source:funannotate) — MSPKQYICPAETTPHIATILGFPSPCSTLPGLYERTCSEIVDLAGTLAPFEPVRLHVRPEIQAGAQQMVNERMNNNDSAPHKTQITLVPCSTNHCWVRDTGPVYVRGADDGKRYAIDFRFCEWGVKTDDDIYQSRVGEAGPESGDEWPVMGEEAMGENTAFAERVLELENQTSPHNPVQRIASPIRLEGGGIEIDGEGTFMATESSIVGGRRNPGMSRAEIETHLRQLLGVTHFIWFPGRAGLDITDCHVDAEARFVKPGVVVLSKPHRSVDQVYHDMYEEMREVLRTTKDAKGRTIEVHDIEDPDPASVGGNLRGEEKVPAAAYVNFYFANGVLVVPVFGDPVADAKAVRTLRDLVPEREIRTVSVNALPRTGGVLHCVTQQVM, encoded by the coding sequence atgtctcCAAAACAATACATCTGTCCCGCCGAAACAACCCCCCACATCGCCACTATTCTCGGCTTCCCATCCCCCTGCTCCACATTACCAGGTCTCTACGAGCGCACATGCAGCGAGATCGTAGACCTAGCAGGCACGCTCGCCCCCTTCGAGCCCGTGCGCCTGCACGTCCGGCCAGAGATCCAGGCCGGGGCGCAACAGATGGTCAACGAGCGGATGAACAACAACGACAGCGCGCCGCACAAGACCCAAATCACCCTTGTGCCCTGCTCAACGAACCACTGCTGGGTTCGCGACACGGGGCCCGTGTACGTGCgcggcgccgacgacggcaagCGGTACGCGATTGATTTCCGGTTTTGCGAATGGGGCGTCAAGACCGACGATGATATCTACCAGAGCCGGGTGGGCGAGGCAGGGCCGGAGTCAGGCGACGAGTGGCCCGTGATGGGGGAAGAAGCCATGGGCGAGAACACGGCGTTTGCGGAAAGGGttctcgagctggagaaccAAACCAGCCCTCACAACCCAGTGCAGCGCATCGCCTCGCCCATCCGTCTCGAAGGCGGCGGCATCGAAATCGACGGCGAGGGCACCTTCATGGCGACGGAGAGCAGCATTGTCGGCGGGCGCCGCAACCCTGGCATGAGCCGGGCCGAGATCGAGACGCATCTCCGCCAACTACTGGGCGTCACGCATTTTATCTGGTTCCCCGGTCGAGCGGGGCTAGATATCACAGACTGCCACGTCGACGCGGAAGCGCGCTTCGTCAAGCCCGGCGTGGTCGTGCTCTCCAAGCCGCATCGCTCTGTGGATCAGGTGTATCATGATATGTACGAGGAGATGCGCGAGGTGCTTCGCACCACGAAAGATGCGAAGGGGAGAACGATCGAGGTGCACGATATCGAGGATCCAGATCCGGCATCTGTGGGTGGGAATCTTCgtggcgaggagaaggtgcCTGCGGCAGCGTATGTCAATTTCTACTTTGCGAACGGGGTGCTGGTTGTTCCTGTCTTTGGGGATCCGGTGGCGGATGCGAAGGCGGTTCGGACGTTGAGGGACCTGGTTCCGGAGAGGGAGATTCGGACGGTTAGTGTGAATGCTTTGCCTAGGACTGGGGGCGTGTTGCATTGCGTAACGCAGCAGGTGATGTAA
- a CDS encoding uncharacterized protein (ID:PFLUO_003856-T1.cds;~source:funannotate) codes for MSTTVGKTRLAYSRTWHYIDAGSDERSLGRLASSIALVLMGKNKPIYDPSTDCGDYVVVVGCHDLHTTGKKRLQKQYYTHNTRPGSLKSMSMDQMFAKWGGGEVLRRAVKGMLPKNRLQKPRLARLKTFEGLAHPYKENIVRFGNESVLGHTTEFQEAFQSARESS; via the exons atgtccacCACAGTCGGCAAG ACCCGTCTTGCCTACTCGCGAACATGGCACTACATCGACGCCGGCTCGGACGAGCGATCGCTCGGGCGCCTCGCCTCCTCAATCGCCCTGGTACTGATGGGCAAGAATAAGCCCATCTACGATCCCTCGACAGATTGCGGCGACTatgtggtggtcgtgggGTGCCACGACCTGCACACGACGGGGAAGAAGCGGCTGCAGAAGCAGTACTACACGCACAACACGCGGCCCGGGAGCTTGAAGAGCATGTCAATGGACCAGATGTTTGCCAAATGGGGTGGCGGGGAGGTATTGCGCCGGGCAGTAAAGGGGATGTTGCCCAAGAACCGGCTGCAGAAGCCACGGCTGGCGCGGCTGAAGA CGTTCGAAGGCCTCGCTCATCCTTACAAGGAGAATATTGTCAGATTCGGGAACGAGTCTGTGCTAGGACACACGACGGAATTCCAGGAGGCGTTCCAGTCCGCGCGGGAGTCCTCATAA
- a CDS encoding uncharacterized protein (ID:PFLUO_003858-T1.cds;~source:funannotate), whose product MELLSPLPDPLRAPQSPLANSPQQFSLQDFEDLVNIPKSEYEELLKASAELDHLKILLAEKRVKGIIQDAGGYSSSSQNNKDSDSSNSLSLPAPRRRKQDNSSKDEEQSPCHDSDNKPGPQYSTIGADSGAEHRGHRLVGDRDRRNDDSEPCTIALRTPTGVTHVDIINAVRGGLLMDIHLLPHRKACFVTFMNHCDAENFMAYCQSHVFYVARRSTPVTWAGRQWWPGQYAMKRAKEGTASRNLVIYDINQRPAITEAIIRHDLYHIHNMVVIYVQFSEGNAYISTNSVSNALYARTCMLSRTMYRGLEIDFYPDECDGEIGDMDDSAPLHTLPPVEKDSKVYNPYDVLSVEWCEDEDEGNQGSVEDNEDEELEPY is encoded by the exons atggagctgctgaGCCCTCTTCCGGACCCTCTGCGGGCCCCTCAGTCTCCTCTGGCAAACAGCCCGCAGCAA TTCAGTCTTCAGGATTTCGAGGATCTCGTGAATATTCCCAAGTCTGAGTACGAAGAACTG CTCAAAGCATCCGCTGAACTCG ATCACCTGAAAATCCTCCTTGCTGAGAAGCGTGTCAAG GGCATAATTCAAGATGCTGGAGGTTACTCAAGCTCTTCCCAGAACAACAAAGACAGCGATAGTAGCAACTCCCTATCGCTTCCTgctccccgccgccgcaagcAAGACAATTCGTCCAAAGACGAGGAACAAAGCCCTTGTCATGACAGTGACAACAAGCCGGGCCCCCAGTATTCTACTATTGGCGCTGACTCCGGCGCTGAACATCGAGGCCATAGACTTGTGGGTGACCGGGACAGACGCAATGACGACAGTGAGCCATGTACAATCGCGCTCCGCACCCCGACCGGTGTCACGCATGTCGATATCATTAATGCGGTCCGCGGTGGTCTGCTCATGGACattcaccttcttcctcaccgCAAGGCGTGCTTTGTCACTTTCATGAATCACTGTGATGCAGAGAACTTCATGGCATATTGCCAGTCGCACGTCTTCTATGTTGCCCGTCGCTCT ACTCCCGTTACCTGGGCCGGCCGCCAGTGGTGGCCCGGCCAGTACGCAATGAAGCGAGCCAAAGAAGGCACCGCATCGCGCAACCTCGTCATCTACGACATCAACCAGCGACCCGCCATAACCGAAGCCATAATCCGGCACGACCTGTACCACATCCACAACATGGTAGTCATCTACGTGCAGTTCTCTGAGGGAAACGCGTACATCAGTACCAACAGCGTGAGCAATGCACTCTACGCTCGCACCTGCATGCTTTCCCGCACCATGTACCGTGGCCTAGAGATTGATTTCTACCCAGACGAATGTGACGGCGAGATCGGTGATATGGACGATTCGGCACCGCTCCACACTCTGCCTCCCGTAGAGAAGGATTCCAAGGTCTACAACCCTTATGATGTGCTTTCAGTTGAGTGGtgtgaggatgaggatgagggtaATCAGGGCAGTGTGGAGGATaatgaggacgaggaactAGAGCCGTATTAG
- a CDS encoding uncharacterized protein (ID:PFLUO_003857-T1.cds;~source:funannotate), with protein sequence MASVPSVQCFGKKKTATAVAHCKQGKGLVKVNGQPLSLVQPEILRFKVYEPLLIVGVDKFAGVDIRVRVSGGGHTSQVYAIRQAIAKSIVAYYQKYVDEHSKNQLKQAFVQYDRALLVADNRRAEPKKFGGRGARARYQKSYR encoded by the exons atggcttccGTCCCGAGTGTGCAATGCttcggcaagaagaagacgg CTACCGCTGTCGCCCACTGCAAG CAAGGCAAGGGCCTCGTCAAGGTCAACGGCCAGCCCCTCTCTCTGGTGCAGCCTGAGATCCTCCGCTTCAAG GTCTACGAGCCCCTCCTGATCGTCGGCGTTGACAAGTTCGCCGGTGTCGACATCCGCGTCCGCGTCTCCGGTGGTGGTCACACCTCGCAGGTCTACGCCATCCGCCAGGCCATCGCCAAGTCCATTGTCGCCTACTACCAGAAGTACGTCGATGAGCACTCCAAGAACCAGCTCAAGCAGGCTTTCGTCCAGTACGACCGGGCGCTCCTGGTTGCCGATAACCGCCGCGCAGAGCCCAAGAAGTTCGGTGGTCGCGGTGCCCGTGCCCGTTACCAGAAGTCTTACCGTTAa
- a CDS encoding uncharacterized protein (ID:PFLUO_003852-T1.cds;~source:funannotate), translated as MSTNRPFLANFLAAFRAPAYKASSQTSSSLGSAQIAQSARAIATKAGSSSSPTSSSSNNQTSSSSSPSSATATANHQNPASANHHHYHHHHHHHHASPESSALATSTSQPPPTSSSSATPIPISRTPGADRQRRGSDSSSGSGGFRDALGPEKWYIGGRTPAGEERFYRLGMVTKGGGRLGGSGRVGSIDQLSL; from the coding sequence ATGTCCACCAACCGCCCATTCCTGGCCAACTTCCTGGCCGCCTTCCGCGCCCCCGCCTACAAGGCCTCCTCGCAGACGTCGTCTTCGCTCGGCTCCGCTCAGATCGCGCAGAGCGCCCGTGCGATAGCCACCAAGGCGGgctcgtcgtcttctcctacttcctcctcatcaaaTAACCagacatcctcctcatcatcaccttcaTCAGCGACAGCGACAGCAAATCATCAGAACCCGGCCTCGgccaaccaccaccactaccatcaccaccatcatcatcaccacgcCTCACCCGAATCATCCGCCCTCGCCACCTCAACCTCCCAACCACCACCtacctcatcctcctctgCAACCCCCATCCCGATATCCCGCACCCCGGGCGCTGaccgccagcgccgcggcaGCGACTCCTCCAGCGGCTCCGGCGGTTTCCGCGATGCTCTCGGTCCGGAGAAGTGGTATATCGGTGGAAGGACCCCGGCTGGCGAGGAGCGGTTCTATCGGTTGGGTATGGTTACCAAGGGTGGGGGGCGGCTCGGGGGAAGTGGGAGGGTTGGGAGTATTGATCAGTTGAGCCTGTGA
- a CDS encoding uncharacterized protein (ID:PFLUO_003851-T1.cds;~source:funannotate), with translation MPQGSTPLSGTPISSMHMPQYSMQPQYPVSQPHTLPPLQPHHTHSPGPHQYMGQPYRPDLSRYPPSTHDVYTGSAAPIMSHTTVGSPASSYYSHFPNPQSQAHYPPPPPSVLPPASSAQTYPQPIAPAPPRDRRDFNGLPSGAFSYSDGSKSWGMGTDMNGANGSPYGGKESPRTQVVGSQGRRGILPSVPGRATPVTNGVNGAAKSTTIPAKDADGKFPCPHCNKTYLHAKHLKRHLLRHTGDRPYMCVLCKDTFSRSDILKRHFQKCSIRRGNPTGATHLSHPHAHLKRSSQAAAAAAGAAKPIQDEVSNPIPSSGDSMMGAHFGNGTVNGHGMADGRPGYAEQQPLGFTMSAVNGMNRGPGDDAFAAGQPQARASWMAAPNKPNSYYMQHHPGADAHGQQLSVDRPLEQVKPLVVPDPKHPMMPGPHSSQPGVDWTSMFQHGPNDGYMNPVFPHSMAAGQEPIHAPVDPDRKFYPTTSAGGPENGMNGLYLASTTLGGDGTVQPARQ, from the exons ATGCCTCAAGGCTCCACGCCGCTGTCCGGGACTCCCATCTCGAGCATGCATATGCCGCAGTACTCGATGCAGCCGCAGTATCCGGTCTCCCAACCGCACACGCTGCCTCCGTTGCAGCCGCATCACACTCATTCGCCCGGACCGCATCAGTACATGGGCCAGCCGTACCGACCGGACCTGTCGCGGTACCCCCCGTCGACTCACGACGTGTACACGGGCTCGGCGGCCCCGATCATGTCGCACACTACTGTCGGTAGCCCTGCATCATCATACTACTCACATTTCCCTAACCCTCAGTCCCAGGCTCACTatccgccgccacctccaAGTGTGCTGCCTCCCGCGTCGTCCGCTCAGACCTACCCCCAGCCCATCGCCCCGGCCCCTCCGCGTGACCGACGTGATTTCAATGGCCTTCCCTCCGGTGCCTTTAGTTACTCGGACGGCAGCAAGTCCTGGGGCATGGGCACTGACATGAACGGCGCGAACGGCTCTCCATACGGGGGTAAGGAATCCCCGCGCACGCAGGTCGTGGGCTCGCAGGGTCGCCGCGGCATCCTGCCGAGCGTCCCGGGTCGCGCAACTCCCGTCACGAACGGTGTCAACGGCGCCGCGAAGAGCACGACCATTCCCGCCAAGGACGCGGATGGCAAATTCCCTTGCCCTCACTGTAACAAGACCTATCTCCACGCCAAGCACCTGAAGCGCCACCTTCTGAGAC ACACTGGCGACCGCCCCTACATGTGTGTGCTCTGCAAGGACACGTTCTCGCGCAGTGACATCTTGAAGCGCCACTTCCAAAAGTGCTCGATTCGACGGGGTAACCCGACTGGTGCTACTCACCTGTCGCACCCCCATGCTCACTTGAAGCGTTCGTCACaagcggccgcggccgcggcgggCGCTGCTAAGCCCATCCAGGACGAAGTCAGTAACCCCATCCCATCCTCCGGTGACAGCATGATGGGTGCGCATTTCGGCAATGGGACCGTGAACGGCCACGGGATGGCCGATGGCCGCCCCGGCTACGCGGAACAGCAGCCCTTGGGATTCACGATGTCGGCGGTCAACGGCATGAACCGTGGTCCCGGAGACGACGCGTTCGCCGCTGGTCAGCCGCAGGCGCGAGCCTCGTGGATGGCTGCTCCCAACAAGCCGAATTCGTACTACATGCAACACCACCCCGGCGCGGACGCGCATGGCCAGCAACTGAGTGTTGACCGTCCCCTTGAACAGGTAAAGCCCCTGGTCGTTCCAGACCCCAAGCATCCGATGATGCCTGGCCCCCATTCGAGCCAGCCAGGAGTTGACTGGACCTCGATGTTTCAGCATGGCCCGAACGACGGCTACATGAACCCCGTTTTCCCGCATTCGATGGCGGCCGGTCAGGAACCCATCCACGCCCCCGTCGACCCCGACCGCAAGTTCTACCCTACCACGAGCGCAGGCGGCCCCGAGAACGGCATGAACGGCCTGTACCTGGCTTCGACTACGCTGGGCGGTGACG GCACCGTTCAGCCCGCTCGGCAGTAG
- a CDS encoding uncharacterized protein (ID:PFLUO_003855-T1.cds;~source:funannotate) — protein MSTLAAARYGKDNVRVYKVHRDEKTGEQSVCEMTVCVLLEGDIETSYTKADNSVVVATDSIKNTIYITAKQQPVNPPELFGSILGTHFIQKYSHIHAAHVHIVTHRWVRMQVDGKPHPHSFVKDSPETRDVQVDVVEGKGISINSSIQGLTVLKSTGSQFWGFVRDEYTTLKETWDRILSTDVAANWQWRQFTGLAEVRTHADKFNPAWEAARAITLKTFAEDNSASVQATMYLMGEKILAAAPLVDTVEYALPNNHYFEVDLSWHKGTKNTGKDAEVYAPQSNPNGLIKCTVGRSGGKPKL, from the exons ATGTCGACTCTGGCCGCTGCCCGCTATGGAAAGGACAATGTCCGCGTGTACAAGGTGCACCGGGATGAGAAGACCGGCGAGCAGTCCGTGTGTGAGATGACGGTCTGTGTGCTGCTGGAGGGCGACATCGAGACCTC CTACACCAAGGCCGACAACAGCGTGGTCGTCGCAACAGACTCAATCAAGAACACCATCTACATCAccgcgaagcagcagccCGTGAACCCCCCGGAGCTGTTTGGCTCTATCCTGGGCACGCACTTTATCCAGAAGTACAGCCACATCCACGCGGCACACGTCCACATCGTCACCCACCGCTGGGTGCGCATGCAGGTCGACGGCAAGCCGCACCCGCACTCGTTTGTCAAGGACAGCCCGGAGACGCGCGACGTGCAGGTCGACGTCGTTGAGGGCAAGGGCATCAGCATCAACTCGTCCATCCAGGGTCTGACCGTGCTCAAGAGCACGGGATCGCAGTTCTGGGGCTTCGTCCGCGACGAGTACACCACCCTCAAGGAGACCTGGGATCGCATTCTCAGCACTGATGTCGCCGCCAACTGGCAGTGGCGCCAGTTCACTGGTCTCGCGGAGGTCCGCACCCACGCTGACAAGTTCAACCCCGCATGGGAGGCCGCCCGCGCTATCACTCTCAAGACCTTTGCTGAGGACAACTCGGCCAGTGTGCAGGCTACCATGTACCTGATGGGCGAGAAGATCCTGGCTGCTGCACCGCTGGTTGATACGGTTGAGTATGCTCTGCCGAATAACCACTACTTTGAAGTTG ACCTCAGCTGGCACAAGGGCACCAAGAACACCGGCAAGGACGCCGAGGTGTACGCGCCCCAGTCGAACCCCAACGGCCTCATCAAGTGCACGGTGGGCCGCTCGGGCGGCAAGCCCAAACTGTAG
- a CDS encoding uncharacterized protein (ID:PFLUO_003854-T1.cds;~source:funannotate), which yields MSTFTDFLLYAMVNPQTRPISGDLIQPNDPQIVPVMPTALVTRAGVEYKDREYWVSVLLMCEAGTALLLCPVFGYLIDSARTRRLPFLSALILLAGCMGVLHVSHSLAMFVAGRLLQGCAGALVVVAAFALINDSVPQENLGQTIGYLGSAIASGFLLGPFLGGLVYHAGGYDAVFWVAYGIIAVDLGMRAVMIEKRGAERWESSNANNGGGGVQAEMVVPPGQLEEEELHRSHSPRSRARVLLRMLTQRRVLISSWALLVHGILLSAFDATLAIFVESRYGWSAFGMGLIFLPMAIPAFFEPFFGYITDRCGARFAAFTCFFLLSPSLISLRFVEANDPLHIALLVILLFLIGVFIHACAPAMYVETQLALSEMERDHHGSLGSKGAVAQGFGLQSMCQFAGVFLGPLWGGFVEYRFGWGAMSGTLGVLAALTAMPMLWLGEEIEWDEEQEGEHQALLHP from the exons ATGTCCACCTTCACG GACTTCCTTCTCTACGCAATGGTAAATCCCCAGACCCGTCCCATCTCTGGTGATCTGATCCAGCCTAACGACCCTCAGATTGTCCCCGTCATGCCAACAGCACTAGTAACTCGCGCTGGAGTCGAGTACAAAGACC GAGAATACTGGGTCAGCGTCCTGCTAATGTGCGAAGCCGGCACAGCGCTCCTCCTCTGCCCCGTCTTCGGCTACCTTATCGACAGCGCACGCACACGCCGACTCCCCTTCCTCAGCGCGCTAATCCTACTAGCAGGCTGCATGGGCGTACTACATGTATCCCATTCGCTAGCCATGTTCGTAGCAGGCCGCCTGCTCCAAGGCTGCGCCGGGGCGCTGGTCGTGGTCGCTGCTTTTGCACTGATTAATGACTCCGTGCCACAGGAGAATCTTGGTCAGACGATTGGGTATCTTGGGTCGGCAATTGCGTCGGGGTTTCTGTTGGGCCCTTTCCTAGGTGGGCTGGTGTACCATGCTGGCGGGTATGATGCGGTGTTCTGGGTGGCATATGGGATTATTGCGGTGGATTTGGGGATGCGGGCTGTTATGATCGAGAAAAGGGGTGCGGAGAGATGGGAGAGTAGTAATGCTAAcaatggaggtggaggagtgCAGGCAGAGATGGTGGTGCCTCCTGGTcagttggaagaagaagaactaCATCGCTCCCACTCCCCAAGGAGTCGAGCTCGTGTCTTGTTGCGTATGCTCACTCAGCGACGAGTGCTGATTTCCTCATGGGCTCTCCTGGTGCATGGGATATTGCTGTCTGCTTTTGACGCA ACCctggccatcttcgtcgaATCGCGCTACGGATGGTCCGCCTTTGGAATGGGCCTGATCTTCCTCCCCATGGCGATTCCCGCTTTCTTCGAGCCTTTTTTCG GCTACATCACGGACCGCTGCGGCGCCCGCTTCGCAGCCTTCacctgcttcttccttctctccccgTCCCTCATCAGCCTCCGCTTCGTCGAAGCCAATGATCCGCTACACATCGCCCTGCTCGtcattctcctcttcctcatcggGGTATTTATCCACGCCTGCGCACCAGCCATGTACGTCGAGACGCAGCTCGCCCTGTCCGAAATGGAGCGCGACCACCACGGCTCCTTGGGATCCAAGGGCGCAGTCGCACAGGGATTCGGACTGCAGAGCATGTGCCAATTCGCGGGGGTGTTCCTGGGCCCGCTGTGGGGAGGATTTGTGGAGTACCGGTTTGGCTGGGGCGCTATGTCCGGGACGCTGGGGGTGTTGGCGGCGCTGACGGCTATGCCGATGCTGTGGTTGGGGGAGGAGATTGAGTGGGACGAAGAGCAGGAGGGTGAACACCAGGCGCTGCTACATCCGTGA